The following proteins come from a genomic window of Gynuella sunshinyii YC6258:
- a CDS encoding PilT/PilU family type 4a pilus ATPase → MATPIDQYLKLLATKDGSDLYLSTGAPPCAKFQGSLKPVSQTPLKPGEIENIANQIMDEEQRREFAQELEMNLAISISGVGRFRINIFKQRNEVSIVARNINTEIPQFDHLGLPPVLKDVVMTKRGLVLFVGGTGSGKSTSLAALIDHRNSNSGGHIITIEDPVEFVHKHKKSIINQREVGVDTRSFRNALKNTLRQAPDVILIGEIRDRETMEHALEFAETGHLAISTLHANNANQALERIINMFPEERRPQLLLGLAQNIRAIVSQRLIPTVDGKRCAAVEVLLGTKTIQELILKARLEDIKEIMEKSENLGMQTFDAAIFKLYQAGKITLTEALANADSPNNLRLKIKLASEQNKSPEIGEKNAEPISSGFGELKLEVLGDTDEEGL, encoded by the coding sequence ATGGCCACACCAATTGACCAGTATCTGAAGCTGTTGGCGACAAAAGATGGGTCTGATCTGTATCTCAGTACCGGCGCACCACCCTGTGCGAAGTTTCAGGGTTCCCTGAAGCCGGTCTCACAAACACCCCTGAAACCGGGTGAAATTGAAAATATTGCCAATCAGATCATGGATGAAGAGCAGCGCCGGGAATTCGCCCAGGAACTGGAAATGAATCTGGCCATCTCCATCTCCGGAGTTGGTCGTTTCCGTATTAACATCTTTAAACAACGTAACGAAGTCTCCATCGTCGCCCGAAATATCAATACCGAAATTCCCCAATTCGATCACCTGGGATTGCCGCCAGTGCTCAAGGATGTGGTAATGACCAAGCGCGGGCTGGTGTTGTTTGTCGGTGGTACCGGGTCTGGTAAATCCACCTCTCTGGCGGCATTGATAGATCATCGTAACTCCAACTCGGGTGGCCATATCATCACTATCGAGGACCCGGTTGAGTTTGTCCATAAACACAAAAAAAGCATCATCAATCAGCGTGAAGTGGGTGTGGATACCCGCAGTTTTCGCAATGCCTTGAAAAACACTTTGCGACAGGCACCGGACGTGATTCTGATTGGTGAGATTCGTGATCGGGAAACCATGGAACACGCGCTCGAGTTTGCCGAAACCGGTCACCTGGCCATTTCCACCCTGCATGCCAATAACGCGAACCAGGCGCTGGAGCGCATCATTAATATGTTTCCGGAAGAACGTCGGCCACAGTTGCTGTTGGGGTTGGCGCAGAATATTCGTGCGATTGTGTCACAGCGGTTGATTCCCACAGTGGATGGAAAACGCTGCGCAGCCGTCGAAGTGTTGCTGGGCACTAAAACCATTCAGGAACTGATCCTGAAAGCCCGGTTGGAAGACATTAAAGAAATCATGGAAAAATCTGAAAACCTTGGCATGCAGACATTCGATGCGGCCATTTTCAAGCTGTATCAGGCTGGTAAAATCACTCTGACCGAAGCATTGGCCAACGCCGATTCACCCAATAACCTGCGTTTGAAAATCAAACTCGCGAGTGAACAAAACAAGTCTCCGGAGATTGGTGAAAAAAATGCTGAACCGATCAGTTCCGGTTTTGGCGAACTGAAATTGGAAGTGTTGGGTGACACCGATGAAGAGGGGCTCTGA